Proteins from a genomic interval of Callospermophilus lateralis isolate mCalLat2 chromosome 1, mCalLat2.hap1, whole genome shotgun sequence:
- the LOC143401097 gene encoding olfactory receptor 7E178-like: MERGLTDGDSYSEGMRKTGCCTIENYVEGLSVDLDLQPILFGLFLSMYLVIVLENLLIILAISPDFHLHTPIYFFLSNLSLTDIGFISTMVPKLLVNIQTHKEVVSYVGCLMQMSLFAIFGCINYILLTLMAYDQCPSNTKAQNLTYISEFYLMELSEDPELQPLLFGQFLCMYLVTVLGNLLIILAVSSDPHLHTPMYFFLSNLSLADIGFISTTVPKMLVNIHTHSRDISYVGCLTQMSVFTIFACMDYMLLTVMAYDRFVAICHPLHYLVMMNPRVCGFFTLVSFLFSLLDSQMHNLMILKITNFKRMEISSFFCDPSQILNLSCSDSFYNNIVKYFLGAFYGLFPISGIFFSYCKIVSSILRIPSSGGKYKTFATCGSHLAAVCLFISTGFGVYLGSTASHSPRKGAVASVMYTVVTPMMNPFIYGLRNRDIKGALRRLPSRMA; this comes from the exons ATGGAAAGAGGGTTGACTGATGGAGACAGCTATAGTGAAGGAATGCGCAAGACTGGGTGTTGCACTATTGAGAACTATGTTGAGG GTCTCTCAGTTGACTTAGACCTTCAACCCATCCTCTTTGGCCTCTTCCTGTCCATGTACCTGGTCATAGTGCTTGAgaacctgctcatcatcctggccATCAGCCCTGACTTTCACCTCCACACCCCCATatacttcttcctctccaactTGTCCCTCACTGACATCGGTTTCATCTCCACCATGGTCCCAAAGTTACTGGTGAACATTCAAACTCACAAGGAAGTAGTCTCCTATGTGGGCTGCCTGATGCAGAtgtctctttttgccatttttggatGTATTAATTATATTCTTCTAACTCTTATGGCCTATGACCA GTGTCCAAGCAACACAAAAGCACAAAATTTAACTTACATTTCAGAATTCTATCTAATGGAACTCTCAGAGGATCCAGAACTGCAGCCCCTCCTCTTTGGACAGTTCCTGTGCATGTACCTGGTCACAGTGCTtgggaacctgctcatcatcTTGGCGGTCAGCTCTGACCCccacctccacacccccatgtacttcttcctctccaacctgtccttggCTGACATTGGTTTCATCTCTACCACGGTCCCCAAGATGCTGGTGAACATCCATACTCACAGCAGAGACATCTCCTATGTGGGCTGCCTGACACAGATGTCTGTTTTTACCATTTTTGCGTGTATGGATTATATGCTTCTGACTGTGATGGCCTATGATCGGTTTGTAGCCATCTGTCACCCCCTGCATTATTTGGTCATGATGAATCCTCGTGTCTGTGGTTTCTTTACTTTGGTTTCATTTTTGTTCAGCCTTTTGGACTCCCAGATGCACAATTTGATGATCTTAAAAATTACCAACTTCAAGAGGATGGAAATTTCCAGTTTCTTTTGTGACCCTTCTCAAATTCTGAATCTCTCTTGTTCTGACTCTTTCTATAATAACATTGTCAAATATTTTCTGGGAGCATTTTATGGCCTTTTCCCCATCTCAGGGATTTTTTTCTCTTACTGTAAAATTGTTTCCTCTATTCTGAGGATCCCATCATCAGGGGGGAAGTACAAAACCTTCGCCACCTGTGGCTCTCACCTGGCAGCTGTTTGCTTATTTATAAGCACAGGTTTTGGAGTGTACCTTGGGTCAACTGCATCACATTCTCCCAGGAAGGGTGCAGTGGCCTCCGTGATGTACACTGTGGTCACCCCCATGATGAACCCCTTCATCTACGGCCTGAGGAACAGGGACATTAAAGGTGCCCTGAGGAGGCTGCCCAGCAGGATGGCCTAA